ATATGCTGTGTTAGGGGTTCTCTTAGGCGGTGGAGCTTCACTATTATTTTTAAAGGTATTTAAGCGCAGAGAAATGTGGAATAAAATTACACTAAAAGATCAGCTAACGAAGGAGGCTGGTTATAATTCCATGAATGAAACCTATGAGAAGCTAGTTGGTGAAGAAGGGATTACATTAACGGATCTGAGACCAGTTGGTACCATTCGGATTCATCGAAAAGATTATAGCGCCATATCAAACGGGCAATGGATTGAAAAAGGCACAAAGATTAGAGTTGTTCAAGTAGATGGAACTCGAATCTTAGTAGAAAAAATGGAGTAACACGAACAAAGGCGCGGGGCGCCCGTTTACCAACGTAGTGAA
This genomic interval from Virgibacillus pantothenticus contains the following:
- a CDS encoding NfeD family protein, producing the protein MTVFEMEWIGILITGFATLFLIGEILVNMRGLFGLLGIGFITVYFGAYVEASSIIIMLIIYFVGLLLIIIDGKLINDGTLATIGLASMLTAVALPAPSLTSGLYAVLGVLLGGGASLLFLKVFKRREMWNKITLKDQLTKEAGYNSMNETYEKLVGEEGITLTDLRPVGTIRIHRKDYSAISNGQWIEKGTKIRVVQVDGTRILVEKME